The genomic DNA ATGAGGTGCGGTAAAACCTATCCGAAAACAAGAATTCAAAATTGCCAAGGCCGACGTATTGCGTCGACAATCCGAACGGATCGGGGATGAATAAGGATTGATAGATCGCCTGGCCCGCAGGGTAGAAAAAGAACACCGCTGACACGAGGACCTGCGGCGCGATGAGGCACAGCGGCAAAAGCCAGCCTTTAAATGTGACCCGTTTTTCCATAACATCCCGCGTTAAAAATGGAATGGGCGACCTGAATTGGTCGCCCATTCGTTAGTTTTATTAGTTCGCTTGCTCGAAGCGACGCAGCAGAACGTTGCCGCGCTCGACCGCGCTATCGAGGGCGGTTTGTGCGTCTTTGTCACCCACCCAAACAGCTTCAAGTTCTTCGTCGATGATGCCACGGATTTGGTCAAATGACCCCAAACGCAGACCTTTGGAATTCGCCGTCGGCTCGTTCATGGTCATCTGGATGACGGCCACTTCGGTGCCGAGGTTTTCATCATAGAACCCAGCGGCGCGTGTTGCGTCCGCTGCGGCTGTCGTAATCGGCAGATAGCCTGTGTCCTGATGCCATTTGGACTGAACATCCGAAGAAGACAAAAACGCAAGGAACTGTGCTGCACCTTCGTATTCAGCGGCCTCGTGGCCTTCCATCACCCACAAAGATGCACCACCGATGATGGTGTTCTGTGGGCTGTTACCAACGCCATCCCAATACGGAAGCGGGCGCACGTCAAAATCGAACGCGGCTTCTGCCTTGATGCCGGCATAGCCAGCAGAGCTTTCAGTGAACAACGCACATTCGCCCGCGCGGAAGTTCGCGCCACCCTCGTTGCGCCGGCCCGCGTAGAAGAATTTTCCGTCCTGTGCCCATTCACCCATGGCGGAAATATGCGCGACCTGTGCAGGCCCGTTGAACGCCAGTTCAGTATCGACGCCTGCAAAACCATTGTCCTGCGTGGCGAATGGCACATCGTGATAGGCCGAGAAGTTCTCAAGGTGAATCCAGCTTTGCCATGCGGTCGTTAGCGGGCATGTGCTACCACCGTCCTGCAACTGGCCAAGGACTTCTCCGACGTTCTGCCAAGTGGACAGATCGGTATCAGGGTCAACGCCTGCCGCCTCGAATGCATTGCGGTTCACCCACAAAACAGGCGTGGATGCATTGAAAGGCAAAGACAACATCTCGCCGTCCGTGTTGGTATAATAACCATTGACCGAACTGATATAAGCGTCAGGGTCAAAGTCAGCGCCAGACGCCTCCATGACTTCGGTCACCGAACGCACGGCACCTTCGGCCGACATCATCGTCGCTGTGCCGACTTCGAAGACCATCAAAATCTGTGGCTGCTCACCCGCGCGGAAGGCGGCGATGCCAGCGTTTAGCGTTTCGGAATAGTTGCCCTTGTGGGACCCGACGACGATAAAATCGTCCTGGCCTGCGTTGAATTGTTCTACTTGTGCCGCAACCAATTCACCAAGACGGCCCGTAAAGGCGTGCCAAAATTGAACTTCGGTCTGTGCGTATGCCGCGAACGGCGACAACATTGTGGACCCAGCGATCAAAGCGCCAGTTGTCAGGTTTCTCATGTTTTCCTCCCAGGAATCGCATCGAGATTTCAATCCGATGCATTGATGATGCTAACGTTTTAGCTAAGCCATTACATAATTCAAGACTATTTCCTGAGGAATTTATATAACACAATGTTATGAACCCAGTGAAACAGGCAATACTTATGAACACACGACCCAGACTTCGCCAACTTGAGGCCCTTAAATCAGTCGTAGATCACGGGACCATGACACGTGCCGCCCATAATCTGGATATTTCACAGCCAGCGGTCAGCAGATTGCTGGCTGATTTGTCTGATGAACTTGGGTTTGCCATTCTGGATCGCAAAAACGGGCGGTTGGTCCCCACGCAAGAGGCGCGCTACATCCTGCCTGACATCGCGCGCGTTCTAGAGATGATGAAGAATATTACCGACACCAGTCAGAATTTGAATGCACGCACGGCGGGGCATCTTCGGATCGCATGCTTGCCCGGTTTTGCGACAAGCCACTTGCCTGCCGTTATAACTGAGTTCCTGAAAGAGAGGCCCGATGTAACCCTAACCCTTGAGCCCGACCGCCCTGAACGAATCCTCGAATGGATCATCGGTGAACAATACGATTGTGGAATTACCGACAATTTTGGTGGCCACCCTGCGATCGACAGCATGTCGCTTGATGTCCGGACGGTCTGTATTTTTCCAGTGGGTCACC from Octadecabacter antarcticus 307 includes the following:
- the ugpB gene encoding sn-glycerol-3-phosphate ABC transporter substrate-binding protein UgpB; its protein translation is MRNLTTGALIAGSTMLSPFAAYAQTEVQFWHAFTGRLGELVAAQVEQFNAGQDDFIVVGSHKGNYSETLNAGIAAFRAGEQPQILMVFEVGTATMMSAEGAVRSVTEVMEASGADFDPDAYISSVNGYYTNTDGEMLSLPFNASTPVLWVNRNAFEAAGVDPDTDLSTWQNVGEVLGQLQDGGSTCPLTTAWQSWIHLENFSAYHDVPFATQDNGFAGVDTELAFNGPAQVAHISAMGEWAQDGKFFYAGRRNEGGANFRAGECALFTESSAGYAGIKAEAAFDFDVRPLPYWDGVGNSPQNTIIGGASLWVMEGHEAAEYEGAAQFLAFLSSSDVQSKWHQDTGYLPITTAAADATRAAGFYDENLGTEVAVIQMTMNEPTANSKGLRLGSFDQIRGIIDEELEAVWVGDKDAQTALDSAVERGNVLLRRFEQAN
- a CDS encoding LysR family transcriptional regulator, translating into MNTRPRLRQLEALKSVVDHGTMTRAAHNLDISQPAVSRLLADLSDELGFAILDRKNGRLVPTQEARYILPDIARVLEMMKNITDTSQNLNARTAGHLRIACLPGFATSHLPAVITEFLKERPDVTLTLEPDRPERILEWIIGEQYDCGITDNFGGHPAIDSMSLDVRTVCIFPVGHHFTELHQIEPKHLEAERLIHTRRDSSFYQSLTDVLRKFGVTPKYVVETRQFTAACELVMRGVGVSVVSELDARNYRDHLEFRPFVPSIPHQISLVRPIHKMPSKITLDFMEAFEKSLGDLRIGPNS